The following are encoded in a window of Panthera leo isolate Ple1 chromosome B2, P.leo_Ple1_pat1.1, whole genome shotgun sequence genomic DNA:
- the TSPYL1 gene encoding testis-specific Y-encoded-like protein 1: MSGQDGAETSPLPQTRSLTTLGRTPGDPDPHQCLKLREATEASQVMAEPGEGSLETVALPPPQLTEEAFHASAGCGQTPQIRGGGDRGFVETEAGRAEAPPLTEGLEAGSVSVATDHSLKNGCRSGEPGGPSGEKPPGTCIAERSGSDVLEEVKASEVETEKCTVFSVAVDEAVEKKGVKEEDTVEKEGVKEEEVVEQKMEIEKQVGEEIEMMEENRVVEEVKEEAGLRPLNMDLRMNPLEAIQLELDTVNAQADRAFQQLEQKFGRMRRHYLERRNYIIQNIPGFWVTAFRNHPQLSPMIRGQDAEMLRYITNLEVKELRHPRTGCKFKFFFRRNPYFRNKLIVKEYEVRASGRVVSLSTPIIWRRGHEPQSFIRRNQDVVCNFFTWFSDHSLPESDKIAEIIKEDLWPNPLQYYLLREGVRRARRRPIREPVEIPRPFGFQSG; this comes from the coding sequence ATGAGCGGCCAGGATGGAGCTGAGACGTCCCCTCTTCCGCAAACCCGCAGTCTCACGACTCTCGGCCGTACCCCAGGAGACCCCGACCCGCACCAGTGTCTGAAGCTCCGTGAGGCAACCGAGGCGTCACAGGTGATGGCGGAGCCGGGTGAGGGAAGCTTGGAGACTGTCGCGCTCCCACCGCCTCAGCTTACAGAGGAAGCCTTCCACGCCTCCGCGGGCTGTGGCCAAACTCCCCAGATCCGAGGCGGTGGGGATCGAGGTTTCGTAGAGACCGAAGCCGGTCGGGCGGAGGCCCCGCCTCTAACGGAAGGCCTGGAAGCTGGGTCTGTGTCCGTGGCAACGGACCACAGCTTGAAAAATGGCTGTCGGAGTGGAGAGCCGGGCGGCCCAAGTGGGGAGAAGCCCCCAGGAACCTGTATTGCAGAGAGGTCGGGGTCTGACGTGTTGGAAGAGGTGAAGGCCAGTGAAGTGGAGACAGAAAAGTGCACCGTTTTCTCGGTAGCAGTGGATGAAGCGGTGGAGAAGAAGGGAGTGAAGGAAGAGGACACggtggagaaggaaggagtgaaggaggaggaggtggtggagcaGAAGATGGAGATAGAGAAGCAAGtaggggaagaaatagaaatgatggAGGAAAATAGAGTGGtagaggaggtgaaggaggaagcGGGGCTCCGACCCTTGAATATGGATCTTCGCATGAACCCCCTGGAAGCCATCCAGCTGGAACTGGACACTGTGAATGCTCAGGCTGACAGAGCCTTTCAACAACTGGAGCAGAAATTTGGGCGCATGCGTCGTCACTACCTGGAGAGGAGGAACTACATCATTCAGAATATCCCGGGCTTCTGGGTGACTGCCTTTCGGAACCACCCCCAGTTGTCCCCCATGATTAGGGGCCAAGATGCCGAGATGTTAAGATACATAACCAATTTGGAGGTGAAGGAGCTCAGACACCCCAGAACTGGCTGCAAGTTCAAGTTCTTCTTTCGAAGAAACCCCTACTTCAGAAACAAGCTTATTGTCAAAGAATATGAGGTCAGAGCCTCTGGCCGAGTGGTGTCTCTTTCCACTCCAATCATATGGCGCCGGGGCCATGAACCCCAGTCCTTCATTCGCAGGAACCAAGATGTCGTCTGCAATTTCTTCACCTGGTTTTCAGACCATAGCCTTCCAGAGTCTGACAAGATTGCTGAAATTATCAAAGAGGACTTGTGGCCCAATCCACTGCAGTATTACCTGTTGCGTGAAGGAGTCCGTAGAGCCAGACGTCGCCCAATAAGAGAGCCTGTAGAGATCCCCAGGCCCTTTGGATTCCAGTCTGGTTAA